Proteins encoded together in one bacterium window:
- a CDS encoding AAA family ATPase — translation MDNKQKFQNYMLDLIKKGECGSYESRCRNFEFWDSLEKIIETITQKNIFQVNSTNELENILRILKRNLDWKRFNAGHQNGIPYALLNKHYRYFISNNTNLTLQLENPRTNENKSSDLDKLREELIQFGESLNSERFDRNDGQSTVLKVKNSYDKQFVAVHFDNANKNGVRIRLSNKYVSEKLKNRTEIENYEKNFNLKFLVKSADDLNIAKELIKNSIENAIEIENNFNDIDTLLKKYKELKNSSEYNEQYKWDYAIKTQGVFQNLDNLNEKIKSLGSQNFQSFFMRNSGIKWMAEKHPDILMSSFESLFNNSMNLEDRIKGFRDSIKDTLNNDEGWKNKGLTDPGIDTASFFLFTNDYKNLLLFTKIKPFNNYAKKFSIDYLLKFEDYEKRYTDWINYCNKELIPKMNEVLNKENDLLDAQDFIWFVGNQGNIDLNAFRESLLEYGKSLGATINETEAYTALKTKNNIAEVHKISDKSKQFRVLVSYDKLDEELKNITEKVPDSYQWTLNGSFYVNSEETLEQAKELIAKVINKTENDFNVEENIMNNSSIPLNQILYGPPGTGKTYQARKLVETILSPQLNIPVDEKLKLSKILENMYWYQALALTMYRNGENRKYKVKDLIDAQEIQIYSEFKNSKDLPPTLWVQLNTRTSPDSTTVKTNKDSRIYPYLFDKTENSEWFLTDEGKKYVHEELSEVLNELKETKQFEIKDFYEFITFHQSYSYEEFVEGIKPVLTDSTETNESISYKLEDGVFKKICLEAKNNPNLNFVLLIDEINRGNISKIFGELITLVEDTKRLNNKEAINAQLPYSKKSFGVPNNLYIIGTMNTSDRSIASVDIALRRRFKFIEIMPDSSLVPIDVEGVKVREIFENLNQKISILLDRDHQIGHSYFIGVDSIEKLERIWFDNVIPLLNEYFYGEWDKLQTILGDFISVKDVPPVLKDIYDDNKYYDFKKPEEIDFIQAIKKLENNAYHQTLVEA, via the coding sequence ATGGATAATAAACAAAAATTTCAAAATTATATGCTAGATTTAATAAAAAAAGGCGAGTGTGGGTCATATGAATCTAGATGTAGAAATTTTGAGTTTTGGGATTCGTTAGAGAAAATTATTGAAACTATAACCCAGAAAAACATATTTCAAGTTAATTCAACAAATGAATTAGAAAATATTCTAAGAATATTAAAGAGAAATCTGGATTGGAAGCGGTTTAATGCTGGTCATCAAAACGGTATCCCTTATGCACTTTTAAATAAGCATTACAGGTATTTCATAAGTAATAATACAAATTTAACACTGCAACTTGAAAATCCTCGAACAAATGAAAATAAATCATCTGATTTAGACAAATTAAGAGAAGAACTAATACAATTTGGAGAATCTTTAAATTCAGAGAGATTTGATAGAAATGATGGACAAAGTACAGTTTTAAAAGTAAAAAATAGCTATGATAAACAGTTTGTTGCTGTTCATTTTGATAATGCAAATAAAAATGGCGTAAGAATTAGGTTGTCAAATAAATATGTTAGCGAAAAATTAAAAAATAGAACTGAAATCGAAAATTATGAAAAAAACTTTAATTTGAAATTTCTTGTTAAATCCGCTGATGACCTAAACATAGCGAAAGAACTTATTAAAAACTCAATAGAAAACGCTATAGAGATAGAAAATAATTTTAATGATATTGATACTTTACTTAAAAAATATAAGGAATTAAAAAATTCATCTGAATATAATGAGCAGTATAAGTGGGATTACGCTATAAAAACCCAAGGTGTATTTCAAAATTTAGACAATTTAAATGAAAAAATTAAGAGTCTTGGTTCTCAGAATTTTCAATCATTTTTTATGAGGAATAGTGGCATTAAGTGGATGGCAGAAAAACATCCTGATATTTTAATGAGTAGTTTTGAATCACTATTTAATAACAGTATGAATTTAGAAGACAGAATAAAAGGCTTTAGAGACAGTATAAAAGATACTTTAAATAATGATGAAGGTTGGAAAAATAAAGGTTTAACAGATCCTGGTATTGATACAGCATCTTTTTTTCTTTTTACAAATGATTATAAAAATCTTTTGTTGTTCACAAAAATCAAACCCTTTAATAATTATGCGAAAAAATTTAGCATTGATTATTTATTAAAATTTGAAGATTATGAAAAACGATACACCGATTGGATAAATTACTGTAATAAAGAATTAATTCCTAAAATGAACGAGGTATTAAATAAAGAAAATGATCTGCTTGATGCCCAAGATTTTATCTGGTTTGTAGGAAATCAAGGTAATATTGATTTGAACGCTTTTAGAGAAAGTCTTTTAGAATATGGAAAATCTTTAGGTGCTACAATAAATGAAACTGAGGCATATACAGCACTTAAAACAAAAAATAATATTGCAGAAGTTCATAAAATATCTGACAAAAGTAAGCAATTTAGGGTTTTGGTTTCCTATGATAAATTAGATGAAGAACTAAAGAATATAACTGAAAAAGTGCCGGATAGTTATCAATGGACATTAAATGGAAGTTTTTATGTAAATTCGGAAGAAACACTGGAGCAAGCAAAAGAACTTATTGCAAAAGTAATAAATAAAACTGAAAATGATTTTAATGTTGAGGAAAATATAATGAACAATAGCAGTATTCCACTTAACCAAATTCTATACGGACCACCCGGAACAGGAAAAACATATCAGGCAAGGAAACTTGTTGAAACAATTTTATCACCGCAATTAAATATTCCGGTAGACGAAAAGCTAAAATTATCTAAAATATTAGAAAATATGTATTGGTATCAAGCTTTAGCTCTTACTATGTATAGAAATGGCGAAAACAGGAAATATAAGGTTAAAGATTTAATTGATGCCCAAGAAATACAAATCTATTCAGAATTTAAAAATAGCAAAGACCTCCCTCCAACTCTTTGGGTGCAATTAAATACCAGAACATCGCCTGATAGTACGACTGTCAAAACTAATAAAGACTCAAGAATATATCCATACCTCTTTGATAAAACCGAAAATTCTGAATGGTTTTTGACAGACGAAGGTAAAAAATATGTTCATGAAGAATTGTCTGAAGTTTTAAATGAATTAAAAGAGACTAAGCAATTTGAAATTAAAGATTTTTATGAATTTATTACTTTTCACCAGAGTTATTCTTACGAAGAATTTGTTGAAGGAATCAAGCCGGTATTAACAGATAGCACTGAAACCAATGAAAGCATTTCTTATAAACTTGAAGATGGTGTTTTTAAGAAAATATGCTTAGAGGCAAAAAACAACCCTAATCTAAATTTTGTCTTGTTAATTGATGAAATAAACAGAGGAAATATTTCTAAAATATTTGGAGAATTAATTACTCTTGTTGAAGATACAAAACGCTTAAATAATAAAGAAGCTATTAATGCTCAGTTGCCGTATTCTAAAAAATCTTTCGGTGTTCCAAATAACCTCTATATTATCGGTACTATGAATACTTCTGACCGTTCAATTGCTTCTGTTGATATTGCTTTGCGTAGAAGATTCAAATTTATTGAAATAATGCCTGATTCTTCACTTGTTCCGATTGATGTTGAAGGAGTAAAAGTCAGAGAAATATTTGAAAATTTAAACCAAAAAATATCCATATTGCTTGATAGAGACCACCAAATCGGTCATAGCTACTTTATTGGTGTTGATTCTATAGAAAAATTAGAACGTATCTGGTTTGATAACGTCATTCCGTTGCTTAATGAATACTTCTATGGCGAATGGGATAAATTACAAACAATTCTTGGTGATTTTATTTCTGTAAAAGATGTTCCGCCTGTATTAAAAGATATTTATGATGATAATAAATACTACGACTTTAAGAAACCGGAAGAAATTGATTTTATTCAGGCAATAAAAAAACTAGAGAATAATGCTTATCATCAAACTCTTGTTGAGGCATAA
- a CDS encoding tyrosine-type recombinase/integrase: MREKLLKLTKRLKEFTLCDMVLLTEIEEKIVKHYLDEFIFYGIIRTKTGNRYVFLKEPDLPIEIPSVGIKLSDALNIYIQKCLKSRKPSTSRGHRIYTDKHILPFFKDKSISDISPMDIVEFIKHIQSQGYTHRTVENIFFFLKRAILEFDDKFKFPEIHRLKDTPSLKILSEEEIKKILKAVKFNKAMYPIVLTAVATGLSVGELLAINWDDVDFEHRKLRISKNLLSKSTIWRKPPFKIRYVDMPEMLAKFLKSYQKNWRPNRYNAVFANGAGNFHNTHNIRGRDLEKIIEHARIEKTTFKILQDSYAVMMIQKNQPLTFIQNQLGHKSVQHTADRYKEFLKTAVDFDFEL; this comes from the coding sequence GTGAGAGAAAAGCTTTTAAAACTTACTAAAAGATTAAAAGAATTTACTTTATGCGATATGGTCTTGCTGACTGAGATCGAAGAAAAGATTGTTAAACACTACCTTGATGAATTTATTTTTTATGGAATCATTCGTACCAAAACAGGCAATAGATATGTTTTTCTTAAAGAACCTGATCTACCAATTGAAATACCTTCTGTGGGAATAAAATTATCAGATGCATTAAATATTTACATACAAAAATGTCTTAAAAGCAGGAAACCATCAACAAGCAGAGGACACAGGATTTATACAGATAAACATATATTGCCGTTTTTCAAGGATAAAAGTATTTCTGATATTTCGCCTATGGATATTGTCGAATTTATTAAACATATTCAAAGTCAGGGATATACTCATAGGACTGTTGAAAATATATTCTTCTTCCTGAAAAGAGCAATTCTTGAATTTGATGACAAGTTTAAATTCCCTGAAATACACAGGCTTAAAGACACGCCTTCGCTAAAAATACTTTCCGAAGAAGAAATAAAGAAAATTTTAAAAGCGGTGAAATTTAACAAAGCGATGTATCCTATTGTACTTACTGCTGTAGCAACAGGACTTTCTGTAGGAGAGCTGCTTGCGATTAATTGGGATGATGTGGATTTTGAACACCGCAAACTCAGGATAAGTAAAAACCTTTTATCCAAATCAACTATTTGGAGAAAGCCACCGTTTAAAATTCGGTATGTTGACATGCCGGAAATGCTGGCAAAGTTTTTAAAAAGCTATCAAAAAAACTGGAGACCCAACAGATACAATGCTGTTTTTGCAAATGGAGCAGGGAATTTTCATAATACGCATAATATCAGGGGCAGGGATCTTGAAAAGATTATTGAACATGCCAGAATTGAAAAAACAACTTTTAAAATCCTGCAAGACAGTTATGCGGTTATGATGATTCAAAAAAATCAGCCTCTGACTTTTATCCAGAATCAACTTGGTCATAAATCAGTTCAGCATACAGCCGATAGGTATAAGGAGTTTCTGAAGACGGCTGTGGATTTTGATTTTGAGTTGTAA
- a CDS encoding ATP-binding protein produces MKKIFVKTQNVKNFINLMNNLINRPETVPGMALVYGEPGLGKSKAVLWWVAQNDAVYIRGTNLMSGRWLIQEIVEELGEIPYFYSIDMFKQCVRLLTEKQIPIIVDEIDYLATDAKTIETIRDIHDKTGVPIIMVGMGKAKQKLMRYKHLYDRVSEIVEFKSFIKKDVKEIITQLSEVEMTECAISFIYTKSNRFRQIVRLINKAEQIAHSNGLSTVDEITLKEFITDETDETAKAG; encoded by the coding sequence ATGAAGAAAATATTTGTAAAAACTCAAAATGTCAAAAATTTTATTAATTTGATGAACAACTTAATAAATAGACCTGAAACAGTTCCGGGGATGGCTCTGGTTTATGGAGAGCCGGGGTTAGGGAAAAGCAAGGCTGTTTTATGGTGGGTAGCACAAAATGATGCTGTGTATATTCGGGGAACGAATCTTATGTCAGGGAGGTGGCTTATTCAAGAAATTGTAGAAGAGCTGGGAGAAATTCCTTACTTCTACTCTATAGATATGTTCAAACAATGCGTAAGACTTTTAACCGAAAAACAAATACCAATAATAGTAGATGAAATTGATTATCTGGCTACTGATGCAAAAACTATAGAAACTATAAGGGATATACACGATAAAACAGGTGTCCCAATAATTATGGTGGGAATGGGAAAGGCTAAACAAAAACTCATGCGATACAAACACCTCTATGACAGGGTTTCTGAAATAGTGGAGTTTAAATCTTTCATAAAAAAAGATGTGAAAGAAATAATAACGCAACTTTCAGAAGTTGAAATGACAGAATGTGCTATCAGTTTTATCTATACAAAGTCTAATAGGTTCAGGCAGATTGTCAGACTTATTAACAAAGCCGAGCAGATAGCTCATTCAAATGGCTTGAGTACTGTAGACGAAATAACTTTAAAGGAGTTCATAACAGATGAGACAGACGAAACTGCTAAAGCTGGTTAG
- a CDS encoding transposase family protein, which yields MENKIIDTTKVWLDVRAVASLKNITERAVRLSLRQTNKYIFKTQDTRGGKIYKICLSSLEPELQSKYLNEYYQAMVLEDTEAVLTNIQPTQEKIIPENMKRVALARMDLLNLWQTYIKSKRNKKEASDEFLDLYNTGEFYKEIFEVLITTSIGSLYRWKTKLSGTADWTRLVPDYQFRGSRECRTSLTQEEIQIFMKILLNQNRFSIGKAASLTKHILNKRGIEILPRDATFRRYAQWFQANHYDKWILAREGHKALRDKVEPYIVRDASVLEVGSVLIADGHRLNFQVLNPFTGKPVRANLVGFLDWKSGGLVGFEIMLEEDTQSIASALRNAILNLGKIPDIVYQDNGRAFRAKFFTGDKDFEELGFNGVYGKLGIKPVFASPYNARAKVIERFFLEFQEGFEKLLPSYIGTSIENKPAYMKRNEALHKEIHSGYVPTIQEAIDLINCWLEFKHSQPCKHVKGKSIAEALASIDKQEINEQELDDLMMAQEIKTIHRNGIRFLKQDYYDDTLYGIKGKAIVKYSLFDLSSVKVYSMKNEFLCRANRVTSTHPMAHHLGDINDIQDYKQKIVKQQKLRNKTLKEVRKLFTAEDSNLIESQFLLPAKQEQGLPEEKFSSIKVIAARPTTRPLFNSKFERYEWHLSNGCHSQEDRKWFETYIKSSEYRQIYGEAE from the coding sequence ATGGAAAATAAAATAATAGACACGACAAAGGTTTGGCTGGATGTGAGAGCCGTTGCTTCTTTAAAAAATATTACAGAAAGAGCGGTTCGTTTATCGTTAAGGCAAACCAACAAATATATTTTCAAAACCCAAGATACAAGAGGAGGCAAGATTTACAAAATATGCTTAAGTTCTTTAGAGCCTGAACTTCAAAGCAAATATTTAAATGAATATTATCAAGCAATGGTGCTTGAAGATACGGAAGCGGTTCTGACAAACATCCAGCCAACACAAGAAAAGATTATCCCGGAAAACATGAAACGGGTTGCCCTTGCTCGGATGGACTTGCTTAATCTTTGGCAAACCTATATTAAAAGCAAACGCAATAAAAAAGAAGCTTCTGACGAATTTTTAGATTTGTATAATACAGGCGAGTTCTATAAAGAAATATTTGAAGTTCTGATAACAACATCTATAGGAAGCTTATACAGATGGAAAACAAAATTATCAGGGACTGCAGACTGGACAAGGCTTGTTCCGGATTATCAATTCAGAGGTTCAAGGGAATGCCGCACTTCGCTTACTCAGGAAGAAATTCAAATCTTTATGAAGATACTCCTGAACCAGAATAGATTCAGCATAGGCAAAGCAGCAAGCCTTACAAAACATATTCTGAATAAACGGGGCATAGAAATACTTCCCAGAGATGCAACTTTTAGAAGATACGCACAGTGGTTTCAAGCAAACCATTATGACAAATGGATACTCGCTCGTGAGGGGCATAAAGCCCTTAGAGACAAGGTTGAACCGTATATCGTTCGTGATGCTTCGGTGCTAGAGGTTGGTTCTGTATTAATAGCAGATGGGCATCGCCTGAATTTTCAAGTGTTAAATCCTTTTACTGGCAAACCAGTCAGGGCAAACCTTGTCGGGTTCTTGGACTGGAAATCAGGTGGGCTTGTAGGCTTCGAAATTATGCTTGAAGAAGATACACAATCTATTGCATCTGCTCTGCGGAACGCAATTTTAAATCTCGGAAAAATCCCTGACATAGTTTATCAGGATAACGGCAGGGCATTCAGAGCCAAATTCTTTACAGGAGATAAGGACTTTGAAGAGTTAGGATTTAATGGGGTTTACGGCAAACTTGGAATAAAACCTGTGTTTGCCTCTCCGTATAATGCAAGGGCAAAAGTTATAGAAAGATTCTTTTTAGAATTTCAAGAAGGGTTCGAGAAGTTACTCCCCTCTTATATAGGAACATCTATAGAGAACAAACCTGCCTATATGAAAAGAAACGAAGCACTTCACAAAGAAATTCACAGCGGTTATGTTCCGACAATTCAAGAAGCAATCGATTTAATAAACTGCTGGCTGGAGTTTAAACACTCCCAGCCTTGCAAACATGTTAAAGGTAAATCGATAGCAGAAGCCCTTGCGAGTATTGATAAACAAGAAATAAACGAGCAGGAACTTGATGATTTGATGATGGCACAAGAAATCAAAACAATTCACCGCAACGGCATACGGTTCTTAAAGCAGGATTATTACGATGACACACTTTACGGAATAAAAGGTAAGGCGATAGTTAAGTATAGCCTGTTTGATTTAAGTTCAGTAAAAGTTTATTCAATGAAAAACGAGTTTTTATGCAGGGCAAATCGTGTTACTTCAACTCATCCGATGGCACATCATCTTGGAGATATAAATGATATTCAGGATTACAAACAAAAAATAGTAAAACAACAAAAACTCAGGAATAAAACTTTAAAAGAGGTAAGGAAATTGTTTACAGCAGAAGATTCCAATCTTATTGAATCGCAATTTTTACTTCCAGCCAAACAGGAACAGGGTTTGCCTGAAGAAAAATTTAGCTCAATAAAAGTCATAGCGGCAAGACCAACCACCAGACCGCTTTTTAATTCTAAATTTGAACGGTATGAATGGCACTTAAGCAATGGCTGTCATTCACAGGAAGACAGAAAATGGTTTGAAACTTACATAAAATCAAGCGAATACCGGCAAATATATGGGGAAGCAGAATGA
- a CDS encoding sugar ABC transporter substrate-binding protein translates to MKKTLSIFIFLILILSVIFGVSSCQKKPVDTKTEITFWTLQLSDFSEYIKNVIAEYEKVHPNVKIKWIDVPYSEGEKRALAAVMSNDVPDLINMNPGFGSTMASKGALLNVKNYVSQKSYKKYLTESWQASSVSGITFGIPWYITSAITIYNKQILNNAGISNYNSAKTYEYLGEIAPIIKKKTDKFVLMPNLTESGYMLKLFNKYNVPIVDKTGKKALFNTHEAVRVLSFWTNMYGSKYIPAESITQGHREALEKYQSGETAFIVAGANFLKIIKENAPEIYKNSGISSQIVGSNGKVDFSLMNLVVPKKSKNPKIAVDFALFLTNHKNQLEFCKLAPVLPSTRETLDSAFFKEVSSSDLTTRGRIISAQQLKNALFPAPQLKDQKDLNEIIDNATQQALLKEKTPKEALDQAVKDWNNILTE, encoded by the coding sequence TTGAAAAAGACTTTATCCATCTTTATTTTTTTAATTTTGATTTTAAGTGTTATATTCGGGGTTTCTTCCTGCCAAAAAAAACCTGTTGATACAAAAACAGAAATTACTTTCTGGACACTACAGTTATCTGATTTTTCCGAATACATAAAAAACGTTATAGCCGAATATGAGAAAGTTCACCCTAATGTAAAGATAAAATGGATTGATGTCCCTTATTCCGAAGGAGAAAAAAGAGCTCTTGCAGCTGTTATGAGCAATGATGTTCCCGACCTTATAAACATGAACCCAGGTTTTGGCTCGACTATGGCTTCTAAAGGCGCTTTGCTTAATGTGAAAAATTATGTTTCCCAAAAAAGTTACAAAAAATATCTTACTGAAAGCTGGCAAGCTTCTAGTGTTTCTGGAATTACTTTCGGTATTCCATGGTATATAACCTCTGCGATAACAATATATAATAAGCAAATCCTTAACAATGCGGGTATTAGTAATTATAATTCCGCAAAGACCTATGAATATTTGGGGGAAATTGCCCCTATTATCAAGAAAAAAACCGACAAATTTGTGCTTATGCCAAATCTTACGGAAAGCGGGTACATGCTCAAGCTTTTTAACAAATACAATGTTCCTATAGTAGACAAAACAGGTAAAAAAGCTCTGTTTAACACGCATGAGGCCGTAAGAGTTTTATCTTTTTGGACAAATATGTACGGAAGTAAATATATTCCCGCAGAATCAATTACTCAAGGACACAGAGAAGCTCTTGAAAAATACCAGTCGGGAGAAACTGCTTTTATCGTTGCAGGAGCTAATTTTCTGAAAATAATTAAAGAAAATGCCCCTGAAATATACAAAAATTCCGGAATATCTTCTCAAATAGTCGGAAGCAACGGGAAAGTTGACTTTTCTCTGATGAATCTGGTGGTTCCTAAAAAAAGCAAAAATCCTAAAATAGCTGTAGATTTTGCTCTTTTTCTTACAAATCATAAAAATCAGCTTGAATTTTGCAAATTAGCGCCTGTATTACCATCAACAAGAGAAACTCTTGATTCGGCGTTTTTCAAGGAGGTCTCTTCTTCTGATTTGACAACAAGAGGAAGAATTATAAGCGCACAGCAGCTAAAAAATGCACTATTCCCTGCTCCTCAATTAAAAGATCAAAAAGATTTAAATGAAATAATTGATAATGCAACACAACAGGCATTATTAAAAGAAAAAACACCGAAAGAAGCTTTAGATCAGGCCGTTAAAGACTGGAATAATATTTTAACCGAATAA